In Gloeomargarita sp. SRBZ-1_bins_9, one genomic interval encodes:
- a CDS encoding iron-sulfur cluster assembly accessory protein — MAEGTTTQGRGIMITPAAMRHLQNLRAQRGEDLCLRVGVRQGGCSGMSYMMDFERPENIRPEDEVFDQDGLKIVCDRRSLLYLYGLALDYSDALIGGGFQFINPNATQTCGCGKSFSV; from the coding sequence ATGGCCGAGGGGACAACGACGCAAGGACGGGGTATCATGATTACGCCGGCGGCGATGCGGCACCTACAAAACCTGCGGGCGCAAAGGGGGGAAGACCTGTGCTTGCGGGTGGGGGTGCGCCAGGGGGGCTGTTCTGGCATGTCCTACATGATGGATTTTGAGCGTCCGGAAAATATCCGCCCGGAGGATGAGGTGTTTGACCAGGACGGTCTGAAGATTGTCTGTGACCGGCGGAGTTTGCTGTACTTGTATGGGCTGGCACTGGACTATAGCGATGCACTCATCGGCGGCGGGTTTCAGTTCATTAATCCCAATGCCACGCAAACCTGCGGTTGCGGCAAGTCCTTTAGCGTTTAG